The following are encoded together in the Streptomyces sp. NBC_00341 genome:
- a CDS encoding indole-3-glycerol phosphate synthase TrpC, whose amino-acid sequence MATHLDEIVAAKRAAWSGPAAADAAARGRRTAAVPGRFAAALRGPEISVIAEIKPKSPSKGQLLDPELAVPLARKYIDGGASAISVLGDTPFFGGSPELVRTVAEHPDVTVPVLFKDFMVDIRQMHLAHDSGADGVLIIARAVGDALLTDLVQTAHGLGLDALVETFTQDEVDRALLSGARIIGINNRDLQTFSVDLDNSARLRRDIPRGVLTVSESGLGGRPDIERIAAHGFDAALIGESLLSSPDPAAQLRSFTGVPILEVAS is encoded by the coding sequence ATGGCCACGCACCTCGACGAGATAGTCGCCGCCAAACGCGCCGCCTGGAGCGGCCCGGCGGCAGCCGACGCGGCGGCCCGGGGCCGCCGGACGGCCGCCGTACCCGGCCGGTTCGCCGCCGCACTGCGCGGCCCCGAGATCTCGGTCATCGCCGAGATCAAGCCGAAGTCCCCGTCCAAGGGACAGCTGCTGGACCCCGAACTGGCGGTCCCGCTCGCCAGGAAGTACATCGACGGAGGGGCCTCGGCCATCTCCGTACTCGGTGACACGCCCTTCTTCGGCGGCTCGCCGGAGCTGGTCCGTACCGTCGCCGAGCACCCGGACGTCACCGTCCCGGTCCTGTTCAAGGACTTCATGGTCGACATCCGGCAGATGCACCTGGCCCACGACAGCGGCGCCGACGGCGTCCTGATCATCGCCCGCGCCGTCGGTGACGCCCTGCTCACCGACCTGGTGCAGACCGCGCACGGCCTCGGCCTCGACGCACTGGTGGAGACCTTCACCCAGGACGAGGTGGACCGGGCGCTGCTCTCCGGGGCCCGCATCATCGGCATCAACAACCGGGATCTGCAGACCTTCTCGGTGGACCTGGACAACTCGGCCAGGCTGCGCCGCGACATCCCGCGCGGCGTGCTGACCGTCAGCGAGAGCGGCCTCGGCGGCCGCCCCGACATCGAACGCATCGCGGCGCACGGCTTCGACGCCGCGCTGATCGGTGAATCCCTGCTCAGCAGCCCCGACCCCGCCGCCCAGCTGCGGTCCTTCACCGGGGTCCCGATTCTGGAGGTGGCCTCGTGA
- a CDS encoding nucleotide sugar dehydrogenase, translating to MTGVIAPAIHGRDGAQVFDEKIESRTLRVGIVGLGYTGLPLGLGFATAGLPVRGLDTDAERVDRVARGSSYLPDVSDAELASVRRQLSATTEPGELAGSDVLIVCVPTPVTGDQQANLDYVNSAMDSVAPLLRRGTLLILQSTVPPGTTAAAAAALADATGLEPGTDFHMAMAPERVDPANTNGWNLTNTPKVVGGLTEECTRRAAALFGLVCETVVPVSRTEVAELSKVFENTFRLVNISLTLELSDLCRQLDIPVREVIDAASTKPYGFLPHYPGPGVGGECIPVDPLFLREAADRAGTDMKLVAAAFDRVEKRPGQVVERLAELIGARGSALSGAKVLVVGVSYKSGVADLRNAPALDVIRGLRAAGATVSYHDPLVPDLVVDGEPVAASEWAVTELAQLDAAVMVTAVPGLEQDLLWGIPPVVLDTHNKLEAASNVAVL from the coding sequence ATGACTGGCGTAATCGCTCCCGCGATTCACGGGCGGGACGGCGCACAGGTCTTCGACGAGAAGATCGAGAGCCGTACCCTGCGCGTGGGAATCGTCGGACTCGGCTACACCGGTCTCCCGCTCGGTCTCGGTTTCGCCACGGCGGGCCTCCCGGTCCGCGGGCTGGACACGGACGCCGAGCGGGTCGACCGGGTGGCGCGCGGCAGTTCCTATCTGCCGGATGTGAGCGACGCCGAACTCGCTTCGGTGAGACGGCAGTTGAGCGCCACCACCGAACCGGGCGAGCTGGCCGGCTCGGACGTACTGATCGTCTGCGTGCCGACGCCGGTCACCGGTGACCAGCAGGCCAACCTGGATTACGTCAACTCCGCGATGGACTCGGTGGCGCCGCTGCTGCGCCGGGGGACGCTGCTGATCCTCCAGTCCACCGTCCCGCCGGGCACCACCGCCGCCGCCGCGGCCGCCCTCGCGGACGCCACCGGCCTGGAGCCGGGCACCGACTTCCACATGGCGATGGCCCCGGAGCGGGTCGACCCCGCCAACACCAACGGCTGGAACCTCACCAACACCCCGAAGGTGGTGGGCGGTCTCACCGAGGAGTGCACCCGCCGCGCCGCCGCCCTGTTCGGGCTGGTCTGCGAGACGGTGGTGCCGGTCTCGCGGACGGAGGTCGCCGAGCTCTCCAAGGTCTTCGAGAACACCTTCCGACTGGTCAACATCAGCCTCACGCTTGAACTTTCCGACCTGTGCCGGCAGCTGGACATACCGGTCCGCGAGGTGATCGACGCCGCCTCCACCAAGCCCTACGGATTCCTCCCGCACTACCCCGGGCCCGGAGTCGGCGGCGAGTGCATCCCGGTCGACCCGCTGTTCCTGCGTGAGGCCGCGGACCGGGCCGGCACCGACATGAAGCTGGTGGCCGCCGCGTTCGACCGGGTCGAGAAGCGGCCCGGCCAGGTCGTGGAGCGGCTGGCGGAGCTGATCGGGGCCCGCGGCTCCGCGCTGAGCGGCGCCAAGGTCCTCGTCGTCGGGGTCAGTTACAAATCCGGCGTCGCCGACCTGCGCAACGCCCCCGCCCTGGACGTCATCCGCGGTCTGCGCGCCGCCGGGGCCACCGTCTCCTACCACGACCCGCTGGTCCCGGACCTCGTCGTGGACGGGGAGCCGGTCGCCGCCTCCGAGTGGGCGGTCACGGAGCTGGCGCAGCTGGACGCCGCGGTCATGGTCACCGCCGTACCCGGGCTGGAGCAGGACCTGCTGTGGGGCATCCCGCCGGTCGTCCTCGACACCCACAACAAGCTTGAGGCGGCCAGCAATGTGGCGGTGCTCTGA
- a CDS encoding PLP-dependent aminotransferase family protein — translation MAWYLSVQVDRDSAVPLTAQLQNAIKSRVEDRVLHPGSRLPSSRQLALDLGLSRSVVVEAYEQLIAEGYLDAVRGSGTHVARKLPESAGDTSLLDSRPATSARWDLRVGIANLSNFPRQEWLNSYTKVLQNVGREGMDYPPVAGIAELRNELSAYLGRVRSVHTEPGQVMVTAGFAQGLALLADSFQRLGIHELAIEEPGHNGQRRFILDTGITPVGVPVDEEGLIVEALERSGARAVLVTPAHQFPTGVMMSPERRRQLLAWARARDGWIIEDDYDGEFWFDRGARPTALQEGDPERVVYAGTTSKVLVPGLRLGWLAIPPKLYPLMERVRSRQDQGSDTLTQLAFAELMRSGLLDRHLRRVRSRYRSRREALAAAVHESLPEARLIGCAAGLHSYAVLPPGTDEAAVVHGAQRRSVLVRSGRQFRFSGMPGAPGLLLGYGSLPLTGISDAIEAIGASYREAARR, via the coding sequence ATGGCCTGGTACCTGTCGGTCCAAGTGGACCGAGACTCGGCTGTACCGCTCACCGCGCAACTGCAGAACGCCATCAAGAGCCGGGTCGAGGACCGGGTTCTGCACCCCGGATCACGGTTGCCTTCGAGCCGTCAACTCGCCCTGGACCTGGGGCTTTCGCGCAGTGTGGTGGTCGAGGCCTACGAGCAGCTGATCGCCGAGGGATACCTCGACGCGGTCCGCGGCTCCGGCACCCACGTCGCGCGGAAACTGCCCGAGAGCGCCGGCGACACCTCGCTGCTGGATTCCCGTCCGGCGACAAGTGCCCGCTGGGACCTGCGGGTAGGCATCGCGAACCTGTCGAATTTCCCGCGCCAGGAGTGGCTCAACTCCTATACGAAGGTGCTGCAGAATGTCGGCCGGGAAGGCATGGACTACCCGCCGGTCGCCGGGATCGCGGAGTTGCGCAACGAACTCTCCGCCTATCTGGGCCGGGTCCGCTCGGTGCACACGGAGCCGGGACAGGTGATGGTCACCGCGGGCTTCGCCCAGGGCCTCGCGCTGCTGGCCGACTCCTTCCAGCGGCTCGGCATCCATGAACTGGCCATCGAGGAGCCGGGGCACAACGGGCAGCGCCGGTTCATCCTGGACACCGGGATAACCCCGGTCGGGGTGCCGGTGGACGAGGAGGGCCTGATCGTCGAGGCGCTGGAGCGCTCGGGCGCCCGCGCGGTCCTGGTCACCCCCGCGCACCAGTTCCCGACCGGGGTCATGATGTCGCCGGAGCGCCGCCGGCAGCTCCTGGCCTGGGCGCGGGCCCGGGACGGCTGGATCATCGAGGACGACTACGACGGCGAGTTCTGGTTCGACCGGGGGGCCAGGCCCACCGCGCTCCAGGAGGGCGACCCGGAGCGGGTGGTGTACGCGGGCACCACCAGCAAGGTGCTGGTGCCGGGCCTGCGGCTGGGCTGGCTGGCGATACCCCCGAAGCTGTACCCGCTGATGGAACGGGTCCGCTCCCGCCAGGACCAGGGCTCCGACACCCTCACCCAGCTGGCCTTCGCCGAGCTGATGCGCAGCGGGCTGCTGGACCGGCACCTGCGCCGGGTCCGCTCCCGCTACCGCTCCCGCCGCGAGGCGCTGGCGGCGGCCGTCCACGAGTCCCTGCCCGAGGCCCGGCTCATCGGCTGCGCGGCCGGACTGCACAGCTACGCCGTACTGCCCCCCGGCACCGACGAGGCGGCCGTGGTGCACGGCGCCCAGCGCCGCTCGGTCCTGGTCCGCAGCGGCCGGCAGTTCCGGTTCAGCGGGATGCCCGGCGCTCCGGGCCTGCTCCTGGGATACGGCTCGCTGCCCCTGACGGGCATCTCCGACGCCATCGAGGCGATCGGCGCCTCCTACCGCGAGGCCGCCCGGCGCTGA
- the trpB gene encoding tryptophan synthase subunit beta — protein MNGRFGEYGGQFVAETLVGPLQELEEEYHKALVDPEFNAELDRLLKMFVGRPTPITELHRLGSTENGVKLWLKREDLTHTGAHKINNSVGQALLARRLGKKQIIAETGAGQHGVAVAAACAYLGLEATIYMGRVDAERQAPNVQRMELLGARVVLVDLGTATLKDAINAAIREWISRPDTTHYLLGSVVGPHPFPTIVRNFQSVIGREARAQFLEENDRLPDAVVACVGGGSNAAGMFSAFLDDPVRLVGVQAAGEGKGGQGGHAAPLLYGDPGVLQGTRTYLLQDDDGQIQLTHSIAPGLDYAGVGPEHSHYKDTGKVEYIAASDNEALDAFAALSSQEGILPALESAHAVAGALKVARESAPGSTILVNLSGRGDKDLTSAMAALKQREETAR, from the coding sequence GTGAACGGCCGATTCGGCGAGTACGGCGGACAGTTCGTCGCGGAGACCCTGGTGGGCCCGCTGCAGGAACTGGAGGAGGAGTACCACAAGGCCCTGGTCGACCCGGAGTTCAACGCGGAGCTCGACAGGCTGCTCAAGATGTTCGTCGGGCGTCCCACCCCGATCACCGAGCTGCACCGGCTCGGCTCCACCGAGAACGGCGTCAAGCTGTGGCTCAAGCGGGAGGACCTGACCCACACCGGCGCGCACAAGATCAACAACTCGGTCGGGCAGGCCCTGCTCGCCCGCCGGCTCGGCAAGAAGCAGATCATCGCGGAGACCGGCGCGGGCCAGCACGGCGTGGCCGTGGCCGCCGCCTGTGCCTACCTCGGCCTTGAGGCCACCATCTACATGGGCCGGGTCGACGCCGAGCGGCAGGCCCCCAACGTGCAGCGGATGGAGCTGCTCGGCGCCCGCGTCGTGCTGGTCGACCTCGGCACGGCGACCCTGAAGGACGCCATCAACGCGGCGATCCGCGAGTGGATCTCCCGCCCCGACACCACGCACTACCTGCTCGGCTCCGTCGTCGGCCCGCACCCCTTCCCCACCATCGTGCGCAACTTCCAGTCGGTCATCGGCCGCGAGGCCCGCGCCCAGTTCCTGGAGGAGAACGACCGGCTGCCCGACGCGGTCGTCGCCTGCGTCGGCGGCGGCTCCAACGCCGCCGGGATGTTCAGCGCCTTCCTCGACGACCCGGTCCGCCTCGTCGGCGTACAGGCGGCGGGCGAGGGCAAGGGCGGCCAGGGCGGGCACGCGGCCCCGCTGCTCTACGGCGACCCGGGCGTCCTCCAGGGCACCCGCACCTACCTGCTCCAGGACGACGACGGGCAGATCCAGCTCACCCACTCCATCGCGCCGGGCCTCGACTACGCGGGCGTCGGCCCCGAGCACTCGCACTACAAGGACACCGGCAAGGTCGAGTACATCGCGGCCTCCGACAACGAGGCGCTGGACGCGTTCGCCGCGCTCAGCTCGCAGGAGGGCATCCTCCCGGCCCTGGAGTCCGCGCACGCGGTGGCCGGCGCCCTGAAGGTGGCCCGCGAGTCCGCACCCGGCAGCACCATCCTCGTCAACCTCTCCGGCCGCGGTGACAAGGACCTCACCTCCGCCATGGCCGCCCTGAAGCAGCGTGAGGAGACCGCCCGATGA
- a CDS encoding 4'-phosphopantetheinyl transferase superfamily protein: MSPARAVLAPDEIHVWSVSLDRVPPDGADAVLDPAERARAARIRHPVARWRYRRAHLALRAVLAGYLGVPPDLPRFTRRCPEPEVCGDCGRGRPVLVDGPWPDLGFSLSHSGAAALVGVTGPPGPVGVDVERVRPVFDWRRVPEVGKKDRITGFRMWTAIEAVGKAAGTGLRTPVSVGEPGVDGLRRARRSGDPVEWYVHAVDCPDGYVGSVATAMPGAGVSAFSWPPEG; the protein is encoded by the coding sequence TTGAGTCCGGCTCGCGCGGTCCTCGCGCCGGACGAGATCCATGTCTGGTCCGTCTCCCTGGACCGGGTCCCGCCCGATGGTGCGGACGCGGTCCTCGACCCGGCCGAACGCGCCCGTGCGGCGCGGATCCGGCACCCTGTGGCGCGGTGGCGCTACCGCCGCGCGCATCTCGCCCTGCGCGCCGTGCTCGCGGGATACCTCGGCGTCCCTCCGGACCTGCCGCGATTCACCCGGCGCTGCCCGGAGCCCGAGGTGTGCGGCGACTGCGGCCGCGGCCGGCCGGTGCTCGTGGACGGGCCCTGGCCGGACCTCGGGTTCAGCCTGTCGCACTCCGGGGCCGCCGCCCTGGTGGGTGTGACGGGACCGCCGGGCCCGGTCGGGGTGGACGTCGAGCGGGTCCGCCCGGTGTTCGACTGGCGGCGGGTGCCCGAGGTGGGAAAAAAAGACCGGATAACCGGATTCCGAATGTGGACGGCGATCGAAGCGGTGGGCAAAGCGGCCGGAACCGGACTTCGGACCCCGGTCTCCGTCGGTGAGCCGGGAGTGGACGGGCTGCGTCGTGCGCGCCGTTCCGGCGATCCGGTCGAGTGGTACGTACACGCCGTGGACTGCCCCGACGGATACGTCGGATCCGTCGCCACGGCGATGCCCGGGGCCGGAGTAAGCGCATTCTCATGGCCGCCGGAAGGCTGA
- a CDS encoding ACP S-malonyltransferase produces MTSTRLALTFPGQGAQRPGMGLPWTHTPGWSVVAEVSEAAGRDIETLLLDADTATLRRTDNAQLTTFTLALVAMTELRRQHPLATFPGACAGHSLGEYSALVAAGILDPQDAVRLIMARGDAMRAACERTEGTMAAVLGLDTDRVQQVVDEIHATGGQVWLANLNSPQQTVIAGRTADVERCSQAAQRAGAVKVVALTVDGAFHTPLMAGAVEPFTAALATARFMPGHSAVVANVDARAHRGGPHWAELLRRQLTAPVRWSDTLHTLTAELACDRLMEIGPGRTLTGLAKATVPRVPRDTFSDPRTSLVPTPAV; encoded by the coding sequence ATGACGAGCACCCGACTGGCACTCACATTCCCCGGCCAGGGAGCCCAGCGTCCCGGTATGGGCCTGCCCTGGACCCACACCCCCGGCTGGTCAGTGGTGGCGGAGGTCTCCGAGGCCGCGGGCCGGGACATCGAGACCCTGCTGCTGGACGCCGACACGGCGACGCTGCGGCGTACCGACAACGCCCAGCTGACCACCTTCACCCTGGCGCTGGTCGCCATGACGGAACTGCGCCGACAGCACCCGCTGGCCACCTTCCCCGGCGCGTGCGCCGGACACAGCCTGGGCGAGTACTCCGCGCTCGTCGCCGCCGGAATCCTGGACCCGCAGGACGCGGTGCGCCTGATCATGGCGCGCGGTGACGCGATGCGGGCGGCCTGCGAACGCACCGAGGGCACGATGGCCGCGGTCCTCGGCCTGGACACCGACCGGGTCCAGCAGGTGGTCGACGAGATCCACGCGACGGGCGGGCAGGTGTGGCTGGCCAACCTCAACTCCCCGCAGCAGACGGTCATCGCGGGCCGGACGGCCGACGTGGAGCGCTGCTCACAGGCGGCGCAGCGGGCCGGAGCGGTGAAGGTGGTGGCGCTGACGGTCGACGGCGCCTTCCACACCCCGCTGATGGCCGGGGCGGTCGAGCCCTTCACGGCGGCCCTGGCCACGGCCCGCTTCATGCCCGGCCATTCCGCGGTCGTCGCCAACGTGGACGCCCGCGCCCACCGGGGCGGCCCGCACTGGGCGGAGCTGCTGCGCCGCCAGCTCACGGCACCGGTCCGCTGGTCGGACACGCTCCACACGCTCACCGCGGAACTGGCCTGCGACCGCCTCATGGAGATCGGTCCGGGCCGGACCCTGACGGGCCTGGCCAAGGCCACCGTCCCCCGGGTGCCGCGCGACACGTTCTCGGACCCGAGGACCTCCCTGGTCCCCACCCCCGCCGTCTGA
- a CDS encoding UbiA family prenyltransferase: protein MAFQLRYFAGIALAIASGPDLGTRSVLQAVFGSVAWFGAIFYTYLYNGCMDYREDQVNGSARPIASGRLSRRTALTVARCSAAAALLFAAAAGPGPLVLCTAMLLLGHAYSSPRTAWKNRTPAVMGVVFVSGLLTYAAGPLTLGVQPQSPALLLTALAMSLWMALVGAVAKDFSDIAGDAAAGRRTWAVALGERRTRVLVALGACTVGGGFVAGALRWAPEQLPTACVVLVGGLALSAVTLAGRATDSRHERRRPYRYFMVTQHCAHLALLAQALV from the coding sequence GTGGCGTTTCAGCTCCGCTATTTCGCCGGAATAGCCCTGGCAATCGCATCGGGCCCGGACCTCGGCACCCGGTCCGTACTCCAGGCGGTATTCGGTTCCGTGGCATGGTTCGGCGCCATCTTCTACACGTACCTCTACAACGGGTGCATGGACTACCGGGAGGACCAGGTCAACGGCTCGGCCCGGCCGATAGCGAGCGGCCGGCTCTCCCGCCGCACCGCGCTGACCGTGGCCCGCTGCTCGGCCGCCGCCGCGCTGCTGTTCGCCGCGGCCGCCGGCCCCGGTCCGCTGGTGCTGTGCACGGCCATGCTGCTCCTCGGGCACGCCTACTCCTCGCCGCGCACCGCCTGGAAGAACCGGACACCGGCCGTGATGGGCGTGGTGTTCGTGTCCGGGCTGCTCACCTACGCCGCCGGTCCGCTCACTCTGGGCGTCCAGCCCCAGTCCCCGGCGCTGCTCCTGACGGCCCTCGCCATGTCCCTGTGGATGGCGCTGGTCGGGGCGGTCGCCAAGGACTTCTCCGACATCGCGGGCGACGCCGCGGCGGGCCGCCGGACGTGGGCGGTCGCGCTGGGCGAACGCCGCACCCGGGTCCTGGTCGCGCTGGGCGCCTGCACCGTCGGCGGCGGATTCGTCGCCGGAGCGCTGCGCTGGGCCCCGGAACAGCTGCCGACGGCGTGCGTGGTCCTGGTGGGCGGGCTCGCACTGTCCGCCGTGACGCTCGCGGGCCGCGCCACCGACAGCCGCCACGAACGGCGGCGCCCGTACCGCTACTTCATGGTCACGCAGCACTGCGCGCATCTGGCGCTGCTCGCCCAGGCCCTCGTCTGA
- a CDS encoding response regulator transcription factor, with protein sequence MNARPELIRILAADDHTLLRTALAELLNAEDDLQVVAEASSGRGLVELVERHQPHVVLLDVEMPDHHPRAAVRGLLERFPSLRIIILTMYDDQPLVHELLQLGARGYLHKSVSRAALLSAVRNAAREDDQITILVPRSGYTSGGYQTQEQDAGPVSPREREVLTCVAEAMSNRQIAARLGITEGTVKRHLRNIFDKLEAVSRIDAVNKALAQKLIAAPRGRSMR encoded by the coding sequence TTGAACGCGCGACCTGAACTGATCCGCATCCTCGCGGCCGACGACCACACCCTGCTGCGCACCGCGCTGGCCGAACTGCTCAACGCGGAGGACGACCTCCAGGTCGTGGCGGAGGCGAGCAGCGGACGGGGCCTCGTCGAGCTGGTGGAGCGTCACCAGCCGCACGTGGTGCTGCTCGACGTGGAGATGCCGGACCACCACCCCAGGGCGGCCGTACGCGGGCTCCTGGAGCGTTTCCCCAGCCTGCGCATCATCATCCTCACCATGTACGACGACCAGCCGCTCGTGCACGAACTGCTGCAGCTGGGCGCCCGGGGCTATCTGCACAAGAGCGTGTCGCGCGCGGCGCTGCTCAGCGCGGTGCGCAACGCGGCGCGGGAGGACGACCAGATCACCATCCTGGTGCCGCGCTCGGGTTACACGTCGGGCGGTTACCAGACCCAGGAGCAGGACGCAGGGCCGGTGTCGCCGCGCGAGCGCGAGGTGCTGACGTGTGTCGCGGAGGCCATGAGCAACCGGCAGATCGCGGCCCGGCTAGGCATCACGGAAGGCACCGTCAAGCGTCATCTGCGCAACATCTTCGACAAGTTGGAAGCCGTCTCGCGCATCGACGCGGTGAACAAGGCGCTGGCCCAGAAGCTGATCGCCGCCCCGCGCGGCCGATCGATGCGGTAG
- the trpD gene encoding anthranilate phosphoribosyltransferase translates to MAATLLGGRALPAVTRDAVAGRTVSAQAARDAVAELLDETTDEVEAAAFLTAVAVGGATPVLVAAAVRAVLAVARPVDWTGPAVDVVGTGGDGSGSVNISTLAALVAASAGATVAKAGNRAATSQCGSADLLEALGIELDPGERVGELLAGHRFAFLFSPALHPALRRLAPVRRRLGFRTLFNLSGPLANPVTLTGRLIGTATRQDQEVMAKAAALLGYRRTWVIQGFDGMDELTTAGPARVLQVDGGEVTESTVDPAGLPLRPAGRAELAGGGPAHNAVLARQVLAGTAPRPLLDTVLLNAAAVLHLAGQAPDLPSALDLARHAVQRGAPAELAARLAARQPTPAGPAARPARTSITRESL, encoded by the coding sequence ATGGCGGCCACCCTGCTCGGCGGCCGTGCGCTGCCGGCCGTCACCCGGGACGCGGTGGCGGGCCGGACGGTCTCCGCGCAGGCGGCCCGGGACGCGGTCGCGGAGCTGCTGGACGAGACGACGGACGAGGTGGAGGCCGCCGCCTTCCTGACCGCCGTCGCGGTGGGCGGAGCCACCCCGGTCCTGGTGGCGGCGGCGGTGCGGGCGGTGCTCGCGGTGGCCAGGCCGGTCGACTGGACGGGCCCGGCGGTCGATGTGGTCGGCACCGGTGGTGACGGCAGCGGCTCGGTCAACATCTCCACGCTGGCCGCGCTGGTGGCGGCCTCCGCCGGGGCGACCGTCGCCAAGGCCGGCAACCGGGCGGCGACCTCGCAGTGCGGGAGCGCCGACCTGCTGGAGGCCCTGGGCATCGAGCTCGACCCCGGGGAGCGCGTCGGGGAGCTGCTGGCCGGACACCGGTTCGCGTTCCTCTTCTCCCCGGCGCTCCACCCGGCGCTGCGCCGGCTGGCCCCGGTCCGCCGCCGGCTCGGCTTCCGCACCCTGTTCAACCTGTCAGGCCCGCTCGCCAACCCGGTCACGCTGACCGGCCGGCTCATCGGCACCGCGACCCGCCAGGACCAGGAGGTCATGGCCAAGGCCGCGGCGCTCCTCGGCTACCGGCGGACCTGGGTCATCCAGGGCTTCGACGGGATGGACGAACTGACCACCGCGGGCCCCGCACGGGTCCTCCAGGTGGACGGCGGCGAAGTCACCGAGTCCACCGTGGACCCGGCCGGGCTGCCGCTGCGCCCGGCGGGCCGCGCCGAACTGGCGGGCGGTGGCCCGGCACACAACGCGGTCCTCGCCCGTCAGGTCCTGGCCGGCACGGCGCCCCGCCCGCTGCTCGACACGGTGCTGCTGAACGCGGCGGCCGTGCTCCACCTCGCCGGACAGGCACCCGACCTGCCGTCCGCCCTCGACCTCGCCAGGCACGCCGTACAGCGCGGAGCACCGGCCGAACTGGCCGCCCGGCTCGCCGCGCGGCAGCCCACGCCGGCCGGGCCCGCTGCCCGCCCCGCCCGCACCTCGATCACCCGGGAGAGCCTCTGA
- a CDS encoding sensor histidine kinase has product MVANEGAWHTCALQAERIIRDCADSLQHGRADVRDTLIQQVAGLGVQRATQGIDAVHSIRAGLLLFDIVFDALGKAMVNSPSAFDGFQAGVRTLQRGIGRRLEAGALGHDTYLLNTVREVNAATQRQLAREIHDHLGNHVSLALRRIELHELTWESRPDEVAARIGSVKDTLTESLGIIRDLVTQLRRADREGTLESAFTAFLESMEITPSKVRIQVNGSEEWAPQDVLDEVFLVVRECLRNSLAHADAEHVLAAIDIAPYKLQALIEDDGRGFDVSAVAMAGKANGIASATERVELLGGTILFTSVPDAVGTRVTITIPLMDLPGDSVERAT; this is encoded by the coding sequence TTGGTCGCGAATGAGGGCGCCTGGCATACGTGCGCGCTGCAGGCCGAGCGGATCATCCGGGACTGCGCGGACAGCCTGCAGCACGGCCGGGCCGACGTGCGGGACACGCTGATCCAGCAGGTGGCGGGGCTCGGGGTGCAGCGCGCCACACAGGGCATCGACGCCGTGCACTCCATCCGGGCCGGGCTGCTCCTCTTCGACATCGTCTTCGACGCGCTCGGCAAGGCCATGGTGAACTCGCCCTCCGCGTTCGACGGGTTCCAGGCCGGGGTGCGCACCCTGCAACGGGGCATCGGCAGGCGGCTGGAGGCCGGCGCGCTGGGGCACGACACCTACCTGCTCAACACCGTGCGCGAGGTCAACGCCGCCACCCAGCGGCAGCTCGCCCGCGAGATCCACGACCACCTGGGCAACCACGTCAGCCTGGCCCTGCGCCGGATCGAGCTGCACGAACTGACCTGGGAGTCCAGACCCGACGAGGTCGCCGCCCGGATCGGCTCCGTCAAGGACACCCTCACCGAATCGCTCGGGATCATCCGCGACCTGGTCACCCAGCTGCGCCGGGCCGACCGCGAGGGCACGCTGGAGTCGGCGTTCACCGCGTTCCTGGAGTCGATGGAGATCACCCCCTCCAAGGTGCGCATCCAGGTCAACGGCAGCGAGGAGTGGGCCCCGCAGGACGTGCTCGACGAGGTGTTCCTCGTGGTGCGGGAGTGCCTGCGCAACTCACTGGCCCACGCGGATGCCGAGCACGTGCTCGCGGCGATCGACATCGCCCCGTACAAACTGCAGGCCCTGATCGAGGACGACGGCCGGGGATTCGACGTCTCGGCGGTCGCCATGGCGGGCAAGGCCAACGGCATCGCGTCCGCCACCGAACGGGTCGAACTCCTGGGCGGGACCATCCTGTTCACCAGCGTCCCCGATGCCGTCGGCACCCGGGTCACGATCACGATCCCCCTGATGGACCTTCCAGGTGATTCCGTTGAACGCGCGACCTGA